Proteins found in one Drosophila innubila isolate TH190305 chromosome X, UK_Dinn_1.0, whole genome shotgun sequence genomic segment:
- the LOC117793959 gene encoding PDZ domain-containing protein 8: MEIPISNILLLCLIFLLIGGVVMILLQYLLFIKFSNLPDESEEQKQMNAKYTLPLNIKQTARNLNTRQTDGSTCEIFQSNVQSSSTLVSLNFVMQFLFHEFKNSNGVRKWFYRKLSIELDELITKTTTGKLLDKLTIKELDLGDQFPDIRSLSVHNVQLDETEQRIENLDLLLDINYVGNFSTSIDADMVLGKKGSIMLKVKQLSGMARLQFTRKPYTHWSLSFLGDPELNLVVESKYQGRQMQSNITNLISNQIRKAVRRKHTLPNYKLRYKPFFHWAAEDESGDCDIQPNGGLVVRVAELSRLMAWPGTSHIYCTITLAPVPFIEAQQKDNRHVLISLDIKIHKAKNQQIGIVFKQITSQVKIESILPNTPACKSKLLPGDTLVAIEGKQVTTIQQIAKIVKSLQSTVCCLRIERVIPGIIRNDAILEDLKQYEDLCDIPATVKSDIEETEMNSKLLVVKTSVGRNCSESGLSCTPTNSPKKSNKIAKAIKKTISRDSGDYLKDKDNLKSAYTSDDKYSSASEKPLDEVIYFYQHSTIDCTLSPLIHMDDLSNFQLDSNSRFLNVCVFGKCDGESALLGYYNIQIGQILVECCETSLSQCLKRIALNPATLLPVKAHALSNQSGFNPNLCFGDILFGFSWNGNPNATATENTTKCPVRSSSPVKSQSANSDKIQEDYLADTVSLKSSNTSVDCAATSASNTTIQAVSKAHNFIRTHFHRATQCDFCGKKIWLKDAMQCKNCTMCCHKKCIAKCQNATVCGPVECYGPVQTTLSPPTAVVSKPELTITQPEYMEILNPKCSNGLQTDETASEGSCEQTQQVNLDVHGASLTGMLTQGIKRQASNLDIPGIVSSLSGNNSQINSKSLPPSPQHMQSRKALISEDTSKQHHPNPFERVTQHLDALPLECTSFNFEQVVQITEAVVTHASNEDLMNLAKNYSKHLYSEVPPDRRVAKINELITKLKFALDAETEGYTLLNDTEKAISNRLKSEKPWKSTDTPKNNSEERVQALSIIMLYLCTGLQHAQGKVTQ; this comes from the exons atggaaatacCTATCTCCAATATATTGTTGCTCTGTTTGATATTCCTGCTAATTGGTGGCGTAGTCATGATATTACTTCAGTATTTGCTTTTcataaagttttcaaatctACCCGATGAAAGTGAGGAACAGAAACAGATGAATGCTAAATATACTCTACCCCTG AATATTAAGCAAACAGCCCGAAATCTAAATACAAGACAAACCGACGGAAGCACTTGCGAAATATTTCAGAGCAATGTCCAGAGCTCATCAACGTTAGtttctttgaattttgtaaTGCAGTTTCTGTTTCATGAATTTAAGAATTCGAATGGCGTACGCAAATGGTTCTATCGTAAGCTTTCTATTGAACTAGATGAACTTATTACTAAAACAACTACCGGAAAACTATTGGATAAGCTGACG ATCAAGGAACTGGATTTAGGCGATCAGTTTCCAGATATACGATCGCTTTCGGTACATAACGTACAACTCGACGAAACAGAGCAGCGCATTGAGAATTTGGACTTGTTATTGGATATTAATTATGTCGGAAATTTTTCAACTTCGATTGATGCGGACATGGTTCTGGGCAAGAAAGGCTCCATTATGTTAAAAG TAAAACAATTATCTGGCATGGCACGACTACAGTTTACTCGAAAGCCCTACACTCATTGGTCTCTAAGCTTTCTGGGCGATCCAGAACTAAACTTAGTTGTTGAGTCAAAATACCAAGGGCGCCAAATGCAATCAAATATTACAAACCttatatcaaatcaaatacgCAAGGCGGTGCGTCGAAAACATACCCTGCCCAACTACAAGCTACGTTACAAACCTTTCTTTCATTGGGCGGCAGAGGATGAGAGTGGTGACTGTGATATACAGCCCAACGGAGGGCTTGTCGTACGAGTGGCAGAACTATCGCGACTGATGGCATGGCCAGGTACAAGCCACATCTACTGCACTATAACACTGGCACCAGTGCCCTTCATAGAGGCGCAACAAAAGGATAACCGTCATGTATTAATATCATTGgacataaaaatacataaagcTAAGAATCAACAGATTGGTATTGTATTTAAACAGATCACCAGCCAGGTCAAAATCGAGTcgattctgccaaacacaccAGCCTGTAAGTCAAAGCTTTTGCCTGGCGATACGCTTGTTGCCATTGAGGGTAAGCAAGTAACAACCATTCAGCAGATAGCCAAAATAGTCAAGAGCCTACAGTCTACAGTCTGTTGTTTACGCATTGAGCGCGTCATTCCTGGTATCATCCGTAACGATGCCATATTGGAGGATTTAAAGCAATATGAAGATTTGTGCGATATTCCCGCCACTGTCAAATCAGACATTGAAGAGACAGAGATGAATTCAAAACTTTTGGTAGTAAAGACAAGTGTTGGCCGCAACTGCAGCGAGTCAGGTCTGAGCTGTACACCAACCAATTCaccaaaaaagtcaaataaaattgcGAAGGCCATCAAGAAGACGATAAGCCGTGATAGCGGCGACTATCTGAAGGATAAAGACAATTTAAAGTCGGCTTATACAAGCGATGATAAGTATTCCTCAGCTTCTGAAAAGCCACTCGATGAAGTCATTTACTTTTATCAACACTCAACCATCGATTGTACTCTTAGTCCCCTTATTCACATGGACGATCTATCCAACTTTCAGTTAGATTCCAATAGTCGATTTCTTAATGTATGTGTCTTTGGAAAGTGTGATGGTGAAAGCGCACTGCTCGGCTACTACAATATACAGATTGGCCAGATATTAGTCGAATGCTGCGAAACCAGTCTAAGTCAATGCCTCAAGCGGATAGCCTTAAATCCGGCAACTCTACTACCAGT AAAAGCGCACGCGTTGTCCAATCAGTCTGGGTTTAATCCTAACCTTTGCTTTGGTGACATTTTATTCGGATTTTCATGGAATGGCAATCCAAATGCTACTGCAACCGAGAACACAACTAAATGTCCAGTTAGGAGCTCATCTCCAGTCAA atctcAGTCAGCTAACAGCGACAAAATTCAAGAAGACTATCTTGCGGACACGGTGTCACTGAAATCTTCAAATACTTCAGTAGATTGTGCAGCCACTAGCGCTAGCAATACAACGATACAGGCTGTGTCAAAAGCACATAACTTTATTCGAACCCATTTTCATCGCGCCACACAGTGCGATTTttgtggaaaaaaaatttggctaAAGGATGCTATGCAGTGTAAGAACTGTACCATGTGCTGCCACAAAAAGTGCATTGCCAAATGTCAGAATGCGACCGTCTGTGGACCCGTTGAATGCTACGGACCCGTACAAACGACTCTTTCACCCCCTACAGCGGTAGTCAGCAAACCAGAATTGACAATTACACAACCAGAATATATGGAAATTTTAAACCCGAAATGTTCCAATGGCTTGCAAACAGACGAGACAGCTTCAGAAGGAAGCTGTGAACAGACCCAGCAAGTCAACCTTGACGTGCACGGAGCTAGCTTAACGGGAATGCTGACACAAGGAATAAAGCGGCAAGCCAGTAATCTGGATATACCAGGTATAGTGTCTTCACTGTCTGGCAATAATTCACAAATTAACTCAAAAAGCCTGCCTCCGAGTCCGCAACATATGCAATCGCG aaAGGCGTTGATATCGGAGGACACTTCAAAACAACATCATCCAAATCCATTTGAGAGGGTCACTCAGCATTTAGATGCACTACCGTTAGAATGCACATCGTTCAATTTTGAACAAGTCGTTCAGATTACTGAGGCAGTTGTAACACATGCTAGTAACGAGGACTTAATGAACCTGGCCAAGAACTACAGTAAGCACCTCTACTCGGAAGTTCCGCCCGATCGGCGAGTGGCTAAAATAAATGAACTG atAACGAAACTAAAGTTTGCATTAGATGCGGAAACTGAAGGTTATACTCTATTAAATGACACTGAAAAAGCTATTTCCAATAGGTTGAAATCAGAGAAGCCATGGAAATCAACGGACACCCCGAAAAACAACTCGGAGGAGCGAGTTCAAGCCCTGAGCATCATCATGCTATATTTGTGCACAGGATTACAGCATGCGCAGGGCAAAGTTACGCAGTAG